A single genomic interval of Lathyrus oleraceus cultivar Zhongwan6 chromosome 7, CAAS_Psat_ZW6_1.0, whole genome shotgun sequence harbors:
- the LOC127103847 gene encoding uncharacterized protein LOC127103847, with product MPTHKDASVSAIEESDQGKLICKVEEIQTPITRIGAQLLKSVLIPEELVAEESNKELRNFIQQMLDRGELQINCRVKSKHQEEIAVVDIPYDEVKVEIPISPLVIEFPTPFTYKDEKPVPWIYQPRAFKQGQEDLPLMINEPNVTSIVGPAGITRSGRVFTPRTVDTSPKTKGKEAVVQIPVPNQEMQDMHLSPKVAVTREEAEEFLRIIKKSDYKVVDQLNQTPSKFSMLSLLLNSEAHINSLLKVLSAAHITKDITIEQFDDVIACVTTGNFLGFNDDELLIEGKNHNKALHISMKCIDTILSRVLVDTGSSLNVMPKTTLIKLPMEGISMKPNTLIVNAFDGSMREVIGEVDLPTKIGPTIFNITFQVMDIHPSYSFLLGRPWIHSAGTVTSTLHQKLKFIINDKMIVIGGEEDILVSHLTSFRYIEVDGEITETPLQSLEVVNMMAIQQTLETPKSGPSMASWQGAKVVMESENAQD from the coding sequence ATGCCAACGCATAAGGATGCTTccgtcagtgccattgaggagagtgatcAAGGCAAATTGATCTgtaaggttgaagagattcaaacccctatcaccaGGATAGGAGCACAGTTGCTGAAGAGTGTTCTAATCCCGGAGGAGCTAGTTGCTGAAGAGAGTAATAAAGAGTTGAGgaattttatacaacaaatgtTGGATCGAGGCGAGTTACAGATAAATTGCCGTGTTAAGAGCAAGCACCAGGAAGAGATAGCCGTGGTGGACATCCCTTATGATGAGGTTAAAGTGGAAATACCTATAAGCCCATTGGTGATAGAGTTTCCAACACCGTTCACATATAAAGATGAGAAGCCAGTCCCGTGGATATATCAACCtagagcttttaagcaggggcaGGAAGACCTACCTTTGATGATTAACGAACCAAATGTCACTTCAATTGTGGGGCCAGCAGGAATAACACGTAGTGGCCGAGTGTTCACGCCAAGAACTGTTGATACTTCTCCAAAGACTAAAGGGAAGGAAGCTGTTGTCCAGATCCCCGTCCCTAATCAAGAAATGCAAGACATGCACCTGTCTCCTAAAGTTGCGGTCACTCGTGAAGAGGCTGAGGAATTTCTGaggataatcaagaagagcgattatAAGGTGGTGGACCAGCTAAATCAAACACCTTCAAAATTTTCCATGTTATCTCTACTACTCAACTCAGAAGCACACATAAATTCGTTGTTGAAGGTATTGAGCGCCGCTCATATCACGAAAGACataacaatagaacagtttgacgATGTGATAGCCTGTGTGACCACTGGgaatttcttgggttttaatgatgatGAATTGTTGATCgagggaaagaaccataacaaggccttgcatatctCCATGAAATGCATAGACACTATACTATCAAGGGTGTTAGTAGACACAGGTTCCTCACTAAATGTCATGCCGAAGACAACTTTGATAAAGCTGCCAATGGAAGGGATAAGTATGAAGCCCAACACCCTAATCGTAAATGCATTTGATGGCTCAATGCGAGAAGTGATAGGAGAAgttgacttaccaaccaagataggtccaacTATTTTTAATATCACgttccaggtcatggatatacatccCAGTTATAGTTTCCTACTTGGGAGACCCTGGATTCATTCTGCAGGCACTGtcacctccactctgcatcaaaagCTGAAATTCATTATaaatgacaagatgattgtgATTGGGGGAGAGGAAGATATCTTGGTTAGCCACTTGACATCTTTCCGAtatatcgaggtggatggcgagataACTGAAACACCACTCCAATCCTTGGAAGTGGTAAATATGATGGCCATCCAACAGACATTGGAGACCCCGAAATCAGGACCATCCATGGCCTCGTGGCAAGGAGCTAAGGTTGTTATGGAAAGTGAAAATGCTCAAGACTAG